A single Anopheles funestus chromosome 2RL, idAnoFuneDA-416_04, whole genome shotgun sequence DNA region contains:
- the LOC125762315 gene encoding uncharacterized protein LOC125762315 — protein MGIDATPIPDEESASEAPLTDAPTTCLSAILDASSATPVKRDAAILDASSATLAKRDVAILDASSATLAKRDVAILDASSVTPVKCGAAMLDATEAERVDSAAKECNPANKCTQATYDDEIRRLQQQLELVDLRRKIQALEHQSEYAPPPIADLKLDKTIEPFTGDDDRCIIQWLDDLDYTFSLHRVKDADKFVHARRLLKGSAAIVAQSSRALTLEQLKEELISTLSVPPTVEAVLRHLRSRRLSPKETALRYVLDMQRIASRAPIPEPELINIILDGLDSPSLTAGMRFMANNVEDLKPMLKKFETIRSRRVPKPTTTSSSIPEKVPVSTNRGATQNIIRCYNCSEFGHLKSACSRPNRPPGACFTCFQMGHNYKNCPKKVANAAAHPDPIAADDNETLALDELQEVVL, from the exons aTGGGAATTGACGCCACTCCGATACCAGACGAGGAATCAGCTTCCGAAGCGCCTTTGACCGATGCTCCTACCACGTGCCTGTcagccattttggacgcttcgAGTGCTACACCCGTGAAGCGCgatgccgccattttggacgcctcgAGTGCCACACTTGCGAAGCGTGAtgtcgccattttggacgcctcgAGTGCCACACTTGCGAAGCGTGAtgtcgccattttggacgcttcaAGTGTTACCCCCGTAAAGTGCGGTGCTGCCATGTTGGACGCTACCGAAGCGGAGCGTGTTGATAGTGCAGCCAAAGAATGTAACCCGGCTAACAAATGCACCCAGGCTACTTACGATGACGAAATTCGCAGATTGCAGCAACAATTGGAGTTAGTGGATTTGCGCCGTAAGATTCAGGCTTTGGAACACCAGTCTGAATATGCTCCACCACCGATTGCTGACTTAAAGCTcgataaaacaatcgaacccTTCACGGGAGACGACGACAGATGTATCATCCAATGGTTGGATGACCTCGATTATACTTTCTCACTACATCGTGTGAAGGATGCTGATAAATTCGTTCATGCTCGTCGGCTGCTTAAAGGATCTGCGGCTATCGTTGCCCAGTCATCTCGTGCCCTTACGCTGGAACAGTTAAAGGAAGAACTCATCTCAACCTTGAGTGTGCCGCCCACGGTTGAAGCCGTTCTTCGACACTTACGATCCCGTCGTCTCTCCCCAAAGGAGACCGCCTTACGTTATGTGTTGGATATGCAACGTATTGCCAGCCGAGCCCCCATCCCGGAACCTGAATTGATCAACATTATCCTTGATGGTCTGGATAGCCCATCTCTTACTGCTGGGATGCGATTCATGGCAAACAACGTGGAAGATCTGAAGCCTATGCTTAAGAAATTCGAGACTATTCGGTCCAGAAGAGTCCCCAAGCCGACGACGACATCATCTTCAATTCCGGAGAAAGTTCCTGTTTCGACCAATCGAGGAGCAACGCAGAACATCATTCGATGTTACAACTGCTCGGAGTTTGGACATCTTAAGAGTGCCTGTTCTCGCCCCAACCGACCACCGGGGGCATGCTTCACGTGTTTCCAGATGGGGCATAACTACAAAAATTGCCCAAAGAAGGTCGCGAATGCTGCTGCTCATCCGGATCCAATTGCGgctgatgataatgaaactctggcattagatgaattacaagag GTAGTTCTGtaa
- the LOC125762307 gene encoding cell cycle checkpoint protein RAD17, whose amino-acid sequence MQKKRNGSSVDLLEHFKPSQEADLAIHVKKIEELKLWLAEARKSHPATQFLLLTGPSGSGKSICIKTLAQAMKYDTSEWITPVDVDLFFDDRFDFEDREEKKSRRPQKALFDDFLYKTSRYCSLFGNAGESGKLLLVKDFPNSMLRSPEEFHQSLERYRDSSTDPIVFIATDTASKSLDVAYNLFPPHIMRDFQIHQIKFNAVSASLLKKAIKRISAIIKADKAVSKLYQAVPSKVVEEDIICSSQGDLRNCCLNYLFTCMKSETGACPKRLCIDNDASWSSSSSSGKKAKSSSTTLKKSAKPLGLNENLTIMHGLGRIFHPKFVKQGENMRFLHSPESIAECFLSQPSSIVSLLHSNYVTRCTDIQNVCRASDTLTVVDGIMNEFRSDQLAVYGLHIAVRSMMVNNEQTAHGFQPIRKKIKVQIHESTKSYEEQLKTLGLILRPVPVRLLATEYKGYVSIIRKPALNKTHEDAGTLK is encoded by the exons ATGCAGAAGAAACGGAATGGAAGCTCTGTCGATTTGTTGGAACATTTCAAACCATCACAAGAAGCGGATCTTGCAATTCATGTAAAAAAGATAGAAGAATTGAAGCTATGGCTTGCTGAAGCGCGGAAGTCACACCCCGCGACACAATTCCTTCTACTCACGGGACCATCCGGAAGCGGGAAAAGCATTTGCATTAAAACGCTTGCACAAGCGATGAAATACGACACCAGCGAATGGATAACACCCGTGGATGTTGATCTTTTCTTTGACGATAGATTCGATTTCGAGGATcgcgaagaaaagaaaagtcgTCGCCCACAGAAGGCACTGTTTGATGATTTCCTGTACAAAACATCACGGTACTGTTCTCTGTTTGGCAACGCGGGCGAAAGTGGTAAGCTGCTGCTCGTGAAGGATTTTCCCAACTCGATGCTTCGGTCGCCGGAAGAGTTTCACCAATCACTGGAACGATATCGGGACAGCAGCACGGACCCTATCGTTTTCATTGCAACAGATACTGCTAGCAAATCACTCGATGTCGCATACAATCTGTTCCCGCCGCATATTATGCGGGATTTTCAGATACACCAGATTAAATTCAACGCTGTTTCTGCCTCTTTGCTGAAGAAAGCAATCAAACGTATAAGCGCCATTATAAAGGCAGATAAAGCTGTATCGAAGCTGTATCAAGCAGTACCATCTAAGGTGGTGGAGGAAGACATCATATGTTCGTCTCAAGGAGATTTAAGAAATTGCTGTCTAAACTATTTATTTACCTGTATGAAGTCTGAAACCGGGGCATGTCCCAAGCGTTTGTGTATTGATAATGATGCCAgttggagcagcagcagcagcagcggcaaaaAAGCAAAGTCAAGTAGTACTACTTTGAAAAAGTCCGCCAAACCGCTAGGGTTGAACGAAAACTTAACAATCATGCATGGACTTGGGCGCATCTTCCATCCAAAAT TTGTTAAACAAGGGGAAAATATGAGATTCTTACATTCCCCCGAGAGCATAGCGGAATGTTTTTTGTCCCAACCATCGAGCATCGTGTCACTGCTGCATTCTAACTACGTAACCAGATGTACGGATATTCAAAACGTGTGCAGGGCATCCGATACGCTTACCGTAGTGGATGGTATCATGAACGAGTTCAGA AGCGACCAACTGGCAGTGTACGGACTACACATTGCTGTACGCAGCATGATGGTGAATAATGAGCAAACCGCGCACGGATTTCAACcaattagaaagaaaattaaagtcCAGATCCATGAAAG TACTAAATCTTACGAAGAGcagcttaaaacgcttggacTGATATTGCGGCCGGTTCCGGTGCGGTTATTAGCCACGGAGTACAAAGGTTACGTGTCTATCATTCGGAAACCGGCATTGAATAAAACTCATGAAGATGCTGGTACTCTTAAATAA
- the LOC125762282 gene encoding structural maintenance of chromosomes protein 3-like isoform X2 has protein sequence MYLKEGNKSSEMNEVRIRRTISATKDQYKLNGRIATRKEVVAMLDSIGLSSCNPYYIVQQGKINQLATARPVELLQVFFEIGGIRVYDEKLKEILKLKQDADTCLKQTRIEYASLNENFKFLSKERKEQEKFEQLEKKQRGLNMLMLEKKHSDSVAALQHLEQNEKSWEEKQRLYVLQKLEAVENINVLKTNRKENKIALTNALSKHSRLNEDNLYLQKQKAQIELQIKDMEHKLASESNDQKSKQTQLEKLRDEIEQAQQGLKNISDDLKLAQERRDEFNSRLLKKVETRSELIDKQRRGIQFSNQKERDHFLKNEIDYIMKQITQQQESLKETTKEHNIAMEYLENEKQNGIQEQEALTLLMKKEHTYGEHLIQIKRRLQESKNLLDEQLAEEIKIKENLQYCKVQNSEQTQKIKKQIGTGAYQGLQSVSKILDMLRSQGGQCHPVVKGYYGQLMENFNCEEAIYRAVETVAGSKLNYHIVESDTVANEIIALCNKNKLPGEFNFLPLNRLKATQQVYPKENAMQPLISLLQFEPKYELAFQHIFGKTLLCDGLEIAATANKQYKLSCVTREGDIVTSGTITGGYRAPSSSKIRQLMHMRDIGQTITDLERDLNSTWKHIKKLQTLMRNDEILQTLEETKLQKLLQRMENIQSKVRAFPERCRKLEEKCEEKERKIRTLTTELEILATKKDSLKRELSTKFICVVSQEDEQIIAQLDQEIRIIKQQQHEAFNAELHVQKQKHKLENKLNSKLIPTRDALTALLKSLDCTTLTQQMELYQQQQQTLTNKINSLVQDINTIDRQVCEIRNKDKKIAEELECWNQQLRQAEERIEIKDTNQVAFETRKCSLEQEIRQYAEQINALGVLPAIDPVFQKMPLPKLMKELEQTNKQISKFSSVNKAAVDEHTRVAQSLKGLDRKLKETEDARALHESSIQQLRAQRVDCIENIFTKVNANFSEIFSKFYPAGCARLILQTTENESKGDANEDVLDRYVGLGLQVSFMESEGFLNGVNALSGGQKTLVAITLILAMQRYNPAPFYLFDEMDQALDSSHRRVIADEIRKLSESSQFITITFRRELLEHAHKHFGVRYQNNISHIGPVSKQQALDFVTDATIRE, from the exons ATGTATCTGAAAGAG ggAAACAAATCTTCGGAAATGAATGAAGTACGAATTCGTCGCACCATTTCAGCTACTAAGGATCAATATAAACTTAATGGACGCATTGCAACACGCAAAGAAGTTGTGGCAATGCTTGATTCGATTGGTTTGTCATCCTGCAACCCGTACTACATAGTTCAACAGGGAAAAATTAATCAGCTCGCAACGGCCCGTCCTGTTGAACTGCTGCAAGTGTTTTTCGAGATTGGTGGCATACGGGTGTATGATGAGAAACtcaaggaaattttaaaactcaaACAGGATGCTGATACATGTTTGAAACAAACACGCATCGAGTACGCTTCgcttaatgaaaattttaagtttttgtcTAAGGAACGAAAAGAACAGGAAAAATTTGAgcaactagaaaaaaaacaacgcggGCTTAATATGCTCATGctcgaaaaaaagcattccgATTCTGTTGCTGCGCTCCAACATCTGGAACAAAATGAGAAATCGTGGGAGGAAAAGCAGCGCCTATATGTACTACAAAAATTAGAAGCAGTGGAGAATataaacgttttaaaaacGAATCGTAAAGAAAATAAGATCGCACTTACAAACGCGCTGTCCAAACATTCTCGTCTAAATGAAGACAATCTTTACCTGCAGAAGCAAAAAGCCCAAATAGAGCTCCAAATCAAAGATATGGAACATAAACTGGCTAGCGAAAGCAACgatcaaaaaagcaaacaaacacagctAGAGAAACTGAGAGACGAAATAGAACAGGCGCAGcaaggtttaaaaaatatttcggaTGATCTAAAATTAGCACAAGAACGCAGAGATGAATTTAATAGCCGATTATTGAAAAAGGTGGAAACACGGAGCGAGCTAATAGATAAGCAACGCCGTGGAATACAATTTTCCAATCAAAAAGAACGCGaccattttcttaaaaatgaGATTGATTATATCATGAAGCAGATCACTCAACAACAGGAAAgtttaaaagaaacaacaaaagaacacAATATTGCTATGGAGTAtctggaaaatgaaaaacaaaatggtattCAGGAGCAGGAAGCGCTAACATTGCTGATGAAGAAGGAACATACGTATGGCGAACATCTCATACAGATAAAAAGGCGGCTGCAAGAGAGTAAGAATCTGCTGGACGAACAATTAGccgaagaaattaaaatcaagGAAAATTTGCAGTATTGCAAAGTGCAAAATTCAGAACAGActcaaaagataaaaaagcaaattggAACGGGTGCTTATCAAGGATTGCAGTCAGTCAGCAAAATATTAGATATGCTTAGATCACAAGGAGGCCAGTGTCATCCAGTAGTTAAAGGTTACTATGGTCAACttatggaaaatttcaatTGTGAAGAGGCAATCTATCGAGCAGTCGAAACAGTAGCGGGAAGCAAATTGAATTACCACATCGTAGAATCAGATACGGTCGCAAATGAGATCATTGCGTTGTGCAATAAGAATAAGTTACCGGGAGAATTCAATTTTTTGCCTTTAAATCGTTTAAAAGCGACACAGCAAGTGTATCCCAAAGAAAATGCGATGCAGCCTTTGATTTCCTTGCTACAGTTTGAACCCAAATACGAGCTCGCTTTCCAACATATCTTTGGAAAAACGCTGCTGTGCGATGGGTTGGAAATAGCGGCTACGGCTAACAAGCAGTACAAGCTGTCCTGTGTCACCAGAGAAGGCGACATAGTCACTAGCGGCACCATTACAGGAGGTTATCGTGCGCCTAGCTCATCAAAGATTCGCCAATTGATGCATATGCGCGATATAGGTCAAACTATTACTGACCTGGAACGTGACTTAAACTCCACATGGAAACACATAAAGAAGCTGCAAACATTAATGAGAAACGATGAAATTCTGCAAACACTAGAGGAAACGAAGCTTCAAAAACTGCTGCAACGCATGGAAAACATACAAAGTAAAGTGCGTGCGTTTCCAGAACGATGCCGCAAATTGGAAGAGAAATGCGAGGAGAAAGAACGCAAAATTCGTACACTTACAACTGAACTAGAAATTCTAGCGACAAAAAAGGACAGCCTCAAGCGAGAACTTTCTACTAAGTTTATCTGTGTGGTTTCTCAAGAGGATGAACAAATTATCGCGCAACTAGACCAAGAAATAAGAATTataaaacagcagcagcacgaagCATTTAATGCAGAATTGCATGTGcagaaacaaaagcacaagCTGGAGAACAAATTGAATTCGAAACTGATTCCCACACGTGACGCACTTACCGCTTTGCTAAAGAGTTTGGACTGTACTACGCTTACGCAGCAAATGGAATTgtatcaacagcagcaacagacaTTGaccaataaaatcaattctcTCGTTCAGGATATCAATACTATTGATAGACA AGTGTGTGAAATCAGAAACAAGGATAAAAAGATCGCCGAAGAGCTGGAGTGTTGGAATCAACAGTTGAGACAGGCCGAGGaaagaattgaaattaaaGATACTAATCAGGTTGCGTTTGAAACGCGCAAATGCAGTCTGGAACAAGAAATTCGTCAGTACGCTGAGCAGATCAATGCGTTGGGTGTTTTACCAGCAATTGATCCAGTTTTCCAGAAAATGCCACTACCGAAG TTGATGAAGGAACTTGAGCAGACAAACAAGCAGATTAGCAAGTTCAGCTCCGTCAACAAAGCAGCGGTTGACGAACACACGAGAGTGGCACAATCTTTAAAAGGATTGGATAGAAAATTAAAGGAAACTGAGGATGCACGGGCACTGCATGAATCCAGTATTCAGCAACTGCGAGCGCAGCGTGTCGACtgcattgaaaatattttcactaaAGTGAATGCAAACTTTAgcgaaatattttcaaagttCTATCCCGCCGGCTGCGCAAGATTGATCCTGCAAACAACCGAGAACGAAAGCAAGGGGGACGCGAATGAGGATGTTCTGGATCGCTACGTAGGACTTGGATTGCAGGTGTCGTTTATGGAGAGCGAAGGGTTCTTAAACGGTGTGAATGCTTTATCGGGTGGCCAGAAAACTTTGGTGGCAATCACACTAATACTGGCGATGCAAAGGTATAATCCAGCCCCATTTTACTTGTTTGATGAAATGGATCAGGCGTTGGACAGCTCGCATCGTCGGGTGATTGCCGACGAAATTCGTAAGTTGAGCGAAAGCTCGCAATTCATTACGATTACTTTCCGGCGAGAATTGCTGGAACATGCCCACAAGCATTTTGGTGTGCGATACCAAAATAATATTAGCCATATCGGTCCGGTGTCGAAACAACAAGCATTGGACTTTGTGACCGATGCTACTATTCGagagtaa
- the LOC125762282 gene encoding structural maintenance of chromosomes protein 3-like isoform X1, which translates to MYLKEIRISGFKSYTHETVVEQLHPKHNVVVGRNGSGKSNFFCAIEFVLSDEYNNLRQPGRVGLINKGTSKARLDAAFVELVFEKAPISSGNKSSEMNEVRIRRTISATKDQYKLNGRIATRKEVVAMLDSIGLSSCNPYYIVQQGKINQLATARPVELLQVFFEIGGIRVYDEKLKEILKLKQDADTCLKQTRIEYASLNENFKFLSKERKEQEKFEQLEKKQRGLNMLMLEKKHSDSVAALQHLEQNEKSWEEKQRLYVLQKLEAVENINVLKTNRKENKIALTNALSKHSRLNEDNLYLQKQKAQIELQIKDMEHKLASESNDQKSKQTQLEKLRDEIEQAQQGLKNISDDLKLAQERRDEFNSRLLKKVETRSELIDKQRRGIQFSNQKERDHFLKNEIDYIMKQITQQQESLKETTKEHNIAMEYLENEKQNGIQEQEALTLLMKKEHTYGEHLIQIKRRLQESKNLLDEQLAEEIKIKENLQYCKVQNSEQTQKIKKQIGTGAYQGLQSVSKILDMLRSQGGQCHPVVKGYYGQLMENFNCEEAIYRAVETVAGSKLNYHIVESDTVANEIIALCNKNKLPGEFNFLPLNRLKATQQVYPKENAMQPLISLLQFEPKYELAFQHIFGKTLLCDGLEIAATANKQYKLSCVTREGDIVTSGTITGGYRAPSSSKIRQLMHMRDIGQTITDLERDLNSTWKHIKKLQTLMRNDEILQTLEETKLQKLLQRMENIQSKVRAFPERCRKLEEKCEEKERKIRTLTTELEILATKKDSLKRELSTKFICVVSQEDEQIIAQLDQEIRIIKQQQHEAFNAELHVQKQKHKLENKLNSKLIPTRDALTALLKSLDCTTLTQQMELYQQQQQTLTNKINSLVQDINTIDRQVCEIRNKDKKIAEELECWNQQLRQAEERIEIKDTNQVAFETRKCSLEQEIRQYAEQINALGVLPAIDPVFQKMPLPKLMKELEQTNKQISKFSSVNKAAVDEHTRVAQSLKGLDRKLKETEDARALHESSIQQLRAQRVDCIENIFTKVNANFSEIFSKFYPAGCARLILQTTENESKGDANEDVLDRYVGLGLQVSFMESEGFLNGVNALSGGQKTLVAITLILAMQRYNPAPFYLFDEMDQALDSSHRRVIADEIRKLSESSQFITITFRRELLEHAHKHFGVRYQNNISHIGPVSKQQALDFVTDATIRE; encoded by the exons ATGTATCTGAAAGAG ATAAGAATCAGTGGCTTTAAAAGCTACACACATGAAACTGTTGTAGAACAGCTCCATCCAAAGCATAACGTTGTGGTGGGAAGAAATGGTTCGGGAAAGAGTAATTTCTTCTGTG CAATCGAGTTTGTACTTAGCGATGAATATAACAACCTGCGACAGCCAGGACGCGTCGGACTAATTAACAAAGGCACTTCAAAAGCACGTTTGGACGCAGCGTTTGTTGAGCTTGTTTTCGAAAAGGCACCAATTTCTTCG ggAAACAAATCTTCGGAAATGAATGAAGTACGAATTCGTCGCACCATTTCAGCTACTAAGGATCAATATAAACTTAATGGACGCATTGCAACACGCAAAGAAGTTGTGGCAATGCTTGATTCGATTGGTTTGTCATCCTGCAACCCGTACTACATAGTTCAACAGGGAAAAATTAATCAGCTCGCAACGGCCCGTCCTGTTGAACTGCTGCAAGTGTTTTTCGAGATTGGTGGCATACGGGTGTATGATGAGAAACtcaaggaaattttaaaactcaaACAGGATGCTGATACATGTTTGAAACAAACACGCATCGAGTACGCTTCgcttaatgaaaattttaagtttttgtcTAAGGAACGAAAAGAACAGGAAAAATTTGAgcaactagaaaaaaaacaacgcggGCTTAATATGCTCATGctcgaaaaaaagcattccgATTCTGTTGCTGCGCTCCAACATCTGGAACAAAATGAGAAATCGTGGGAGGAAAAGCAGCGCCTATATGTACTACAAAAATTAGAAGCAGTGGAGAATataaacgttttaaaaacGAATCGTAAAGAAAATAAGATCGCACTTACAAACGCGCTGTCCAAACATTCTCGTCTAAATGAAGACAATCTTTACCTGCAGAAGCAAAAAGCCCAAATAGAGCTCCAAATCAAAGATATGGAACATAAACTGGCTAGCGAAAGCAACgatcaaaaaagcaaacaaacacagctAGAGAAACTGAGAGACGAAATAGAACAGGCGCAGcaaggtttaaaaaatatttcggaTGATCTAAAATTAGCACAAGAACGCAGAGATGAATTTAATAGCCGATTATTGAAAAAGGTGGAAACACGGAGCGAGCTAATAGATAAGCAACGCCGTGGAATACAATTTTCCAATCAAAAAGAACGCGaccattttcttaaaaatgaGATTGATTATATCATGAAGCAGATCACTCAACAACAGGAAAgtttaaaagaaacaacaaaagaacacAATATTGCTATGGAGTAtctggaaaatgaaaaacaaaatggtattCAGGAGCAGGAAGCGCTAACATTGCTGATGAAGAAGGAACATACGTATGGCGAACATCTCATACAGATAAAAAGGCGGCTGCAAGAGAGTAAGAATCTGCTGGACGAACAATTAGccgaagaaattaaaatcaagGAAAATTTGCAGTATTGCAAAGTGCAAAATTCAGAACAGActcaaaagataaaaaagcaaattggAACGGGTGCTTATCAAGGATTGCAGTCAGTCAGCAAAATATTAGATATGCTTAGATCACAAGGAGGCCAGTGTCATCCAGTAGTTAAAGGTTACTATGGTCAACttatggaaaatttcaatTGTGAAGAGGCAATCTATCGAGCAGTCGAAACAGTAGCGGGAAGCAAATTGAATTACCACATCGTAGAATCAGATACGGTCGCAAATGAGATCATTGCGTTGTGCAATAAGAATAAGTTACCGGGAGAATTCAATTTTTTGCCTTTAAATCGTTTAAAAGCGACACAGCAAGTGTATCCCAAAGAAAATGCGATGCAGCCTTTGATTTCCTTGCTACAGTTTGAACCCAAATACGAGCTCGCTTTCCAACATATCTTTGGAAAAACGCTGCTGTGCGATGGGTTGGAAATAGCGGCTACGGCTAACAAGCAGTACAAGCTGTCCTGTGTCACCAGAGAAGGCGACATAGTCACTAGCGGCACCATTACAGGAGGTTATCGTGCGCCTAGCTCATCAAAGATTCGCCAATTGATGCATATGCGCGATATAGGTCAAACTATTACTGACCTGGAACGTGACTTAAACTCCACATGGAAACACATAAAGAAGCTGCAAACATTAATGAGAAACGATGAAATTCTGCAAACACTAGAGGAAACGAAGCTTCAAAAACTGCTGCAACGCATGGAAAACATACAAAGTAAAGTGCGTGCGTTTCCAGAACGATGCCGCAAATTGGAAGAGAAATGCGAGGAGAAAGAACGCAAAATTCGTACACTTACAACTGAACTAGAAATTCTAGCGACAAAAAAGGACAGCCTCAAGCGAGAACTTTCTACTAAGTTTATCTGTGTGGTTTCTCAAGAGGATGAACAAATTATCGCGCAACTAGACCAAGAAATAAGAATTataaaacagcagcagcacgaagCATTTAATGCAGAATTGCATGTGcagaaacaaaagcacaagCTGGAGAACAAATTGAATTCGAAACTGATTCCCACACGTGACGCACTTACCGCTTTGCTAAAGAGTTTGGACTGTACTACGCTTACGCAGCAAATGGAATTgtatcaacagcagcaacagacaTTGaccaataaaatcaattctcTCGTTCAGGATATCAATACTATTGATAGACA AGTGTGTGAAATCAGAAACAAGGATAAAAAGATCGCCGAAGAGCTGGAGTGTTGGAATCAACAGTTGAGACAGGCCGAGGaaagaattgaaattaaaGATACTAATCAGGTTGCGTTTGAAACGCGCAAATGCAGTCTGGAACAAGAAATTCGTCAGTACGCTGAGCAGATCAATGCGTTGGGTGTTTTACCAGCAATTGATCCAGTTTTCCAGAAAATGCCACTACCGAAG TTGATGAAGGAACTTGAGCAGACAAACAAGCAGATTAGCAAGTTCAGCTCCGTCAACAAAGCAGCGGTTGACGAACACACGAGAGTGGCACAATCTTTAAAAGGATTGGATAGAAAATTAAAGGAAACTGAGGATGCACGGGCACTGCATGAATCCAGTATTCAGCAACTGCGAGCGCAGCGTGTCGACtgcattgaaaatattttcactaaAGTGAATGCAAACTTTAgcgaaatattttcaaagttCTATCCCGCCGGCTGCGCAAGATTGATCCTGCAAACAACCGAGAACGAAAGCAAGGGGGACGCGAATGAGGATGTTCTGGATCGCTACGTAGGACTTGGATTGCAGGTGTCGTTTATGGAGAGCGAAGGGTTCTTAAACGGTGTGAATGCTTTATCGGGTGGCCAGAAAACTTTGGTGGCAATCACACTAATACTGGCGATGCAAAGGTATAATCCAGCCCCATTTTACTTGTTTGATGAAATGGATCAGGCGTTGGACAGCTCGCATCGTCGGGTGATTGCCGACGAAATTCGTAAGTTGAGCGAAAGCTCGCAATTCATTACGATTACTTTCCGGCGAGAATTGCTGGAACATGCCCACAAGCATTTTGGTGTGCGATACCAAAATAATATTAGCCATATCGGTCCGGTGTCGAAACAACAAGCATTGGACTTTGTGACCGATGCTACTATTCGagagtaa